The following are encoded together in the Robertmurraya sp. FSL R5-0851 genome:
- the glnA gene encoding type I glutamate--ammonia ligase produces the protein MTNTLVELETSTLEQIKETIKEKSVELLHLQFVDIEGILKHVTVTVEQLEDVVEGKMMFDGSSVKGFSPINKSDLYLQPDLTTFAVLPWSVEEGYSEARFLCSVKNPDGTPFDGDTRNVLKKTVERAAESGYTISVGPELEFFLFKTDENGYATQELSDKAGYFEPSPHDLGERVRLEIYRTLKAMGFTIEASHHEVAEGQHEINFKYADALTAADLSTTYKWVVKTIAQKFGLHATFMPKPAFGINGSGMHVNMSFFEGSENAFFDPSDELQLSKKAYHFIAGVLENVKSFAAVTNPLVNSYKRLVPGYEAPCYLAWSASNRSALIRIPAKKGLATRVELRCPDPSANPYLTFAVIAAAGLDGIEKELEAPAPINEDIFHMTDERRAHLGIENLPGSLKEAVVELEASNFGAKALGEHVYGEYVAMKKAEWDSYRISVHAWEIENYHSKF, from the coding sequence ATGACAAATACTTTAGTAGAATTAGAAACTTCAACTCTAGAACAAATTAAAGAAACAATAAAAGAAAAAAGTGTAGAACTATTACACTTACAATTCGTTGATATTGAAGGAATCTTAAAGCATGTAACAGTAACAGTGGAGCAATTAGAGGATGTAGTAGAAGGAAAAATGATGTTTGACGGATCTTCTGTTAAAGGGTTCTCCCCTATTAATAAGTCAGACCTTTACTTACAACCGGATTTAACAACATTTGCTGTTTTACCTTGGTCAGTAGAAGAAGGATATTCAGAAGCTAGATTTTTATGTTCTGTAAAAAACCCGGATGGAACACCATTTGATGGAGATACAAGAAATGTTTTAAAGAAAACTGTTGAGCGTGCGGCTGAAAGTGGATATACGATTTCAGTTGGACCTGAGCTAGAATTCTTCTTATTCAAAACAGACGAAAATGGCTACGCAACTCAAGAACTAAGTGATAAAGCTGGCTATTTCGAGCCATCACCACATGATCTTGGAGAGCGCGTTCGTTTAGAAATTTACCGTACATTAAAGGCAATGGGCTTTACAATTGAAGCGTCTCACCATGAGGTAGCTGAAGGTCAACATGAAATCAATTTCAAGTATGCAGATGCTTTAACAGCAGCAGATTTGTCTACTACGTATAAATGGGTAGTTAAAACCATTGCTCAGAAATTTGGATTACATGCAACATTCATGCCGAAGCCTGCATTCGGAATCAATGGTTCTGGTATGCACGTGAATATGTCGTTCTTTGAAGGAAGCGAAAATGCCTTCTTTGATCCATCGGATGAGTTACAATTATCGAAGAAAGCATACCATTTCATTGCAGGTGTACTTGAAAACGTAAAGAGCTTCGCGGCTGTAACAAATCCGCTAGTAAACTCTTATAAGCGTTTAGTACCTGGCTATGAAGCGCCATGCTACCTTGCATGGTCAGCATCTAACCGTTCGGCTCTTATCCGTATTCCAGCAAAGAAAGGTCTTGCGACTCGCGTAGAATTACGTTGTCCAGATCCATCTGCAAACCCATACTTAACGTTTGCTGTCATTGCAGCTGCAGGTTTAGATGGAATTGAAAAAGAACTAGAAGCTCCAGCTCCAATTAACGAAGACATCTTCCATATGACAGATGAGAGAAGAGCTCATTTAGGAATTGAGAATCTTCCTGGAAGCTTAAAAGAAGCTGTAGTTGAATTAGAAGCTAGTAACTTTGGTGCTAAAGCATTAGGCGAGCACGTATATGGTGAATATGTAGCAATGAAAAAAGCAGAGTGGGATAGCTACCGCATCTCCGTTCACGCTTGGGAAATTGAAAACTATCACTCAAAGTTCTAA
- a CDS encoding NUDIX domain-containing protein — translation MKKQIKVVAAVIENEYKEILCALRSPSMVMPNMWEFPGGKVEKDEDLHTAVKREIHEELGCLIEPDELHNEHRHEYETFIIQLITIKCRLVDGIPLPSEHSKLLWLKREHLSSLVWAPADIPAVELLRKEWM, via the coding sequence ATGAAGAAACAAATCAAAGTCGTCGCTGCGGTGATTGAAAATGAATACAAAGAAATTTTATGCGCCCTCCGCTCTCCATCCATGGTGATGCCAAATATGTGGGAGTTTCCTGGTGGAAAGGTCGAAAAGGACGAGGATTTGCATACAGCGGTTAAACGCGAGATTCACGAAGAACTGGGCTGCCTCATCGAACCCGATGAATTACATAACGAGCATAGGCATGAGTATGAGACCTTTATCATTCAATTGATCACAATTAAATGTCGTTTGGTGGATGGCATCCCACTGCCAAGTGAACACTCGAAGCTCCTTTGGCTGAAACGAGAACATCTGTCTTCCCTTGTTTGGGCCCCTGCCGATATTCCCGCCGTCGAGTTGTTAAGGAAGGAATGGATGTAG
- a CDS encoding helix-turn-helix transcriptional regulator, with translation MGKNLVGNHIRKLRFNHDEMTQQQLADKVGVTRQTIVALEKGNYSPSLELAFRIAHAFHLPLEEVFFYGDDPTQ, from the coding sequence ATGGGAAAAAATCTTGTCGGCAATCACATTCGAAAATTACGATTCAATCATGATGAAATGACCCAGCAGCAATTAGCTGACAAGGTGGGTGTAACCAGACAAACCATCGTGGCTCTCGAAAAGGGAAACTACTCCCCATCTCTTGAACTCGCTTTTCGTATTGCTCACGCCTTTCACTTACCGTTGGAGGAAGTATTCTTTTATGGAGATGACCCAACACAGTAA
- the ppnP gene encoding pyrimidine/purine nucleoside phosphorylase: MAEFTNVTISTKANIYFEGKVTSRTVVFQDGTRKTLGIMLPGEYEFSTSQKEEMDIQAGVLEYKLQGQEWKTIENSGVFYVPANESFSLKVHSVVDYCCSYFSEE; the protein is encoded by the coding sequence ATGGCAGAATTTACGAATGTAACAATCTCTACGAAAGCAAATATTTACTTTGAGGGAAAGGTAACAAGTAGAACCGTAGTTTTTCAGGATGGAACTCGAAAAACGTTAGGAATTATGCTTCCAGGAGAATATGAATTTTCAACATCTCAAAAAGAAGAGATGGATATTCAAGCGGGAGTCCTTGAATATAAATTACAGGGGCAAGAATGGAAAACAATCGAAAATAGTGGTGTGTTTTATGTACCTGCCAACGAAAGCTTTTCTTTAAAAGTTCATTCGGTTGTTGATTATTGTTGTTCTTATTTTTCTGAGGAGTAA